A window of the Flavobacterium sangjuense genome harbors these coding sequences:
- a CDS encoding DNA-deoxyinosine glycosylase: MKIQSFPSISDANAKILILGTMPGAQSLTLNEYYGNRRNHFWQLLFAIFNEPYTTDYQEKKSLLLKNHIALWDVLQDCVREGSLDSAILQEVPNDFTNFLKAHPNITHIFFNGQQAAKFFKKYVTVDNNYTLVTLPSTSPANAGISYEGKLKAWRQILR, from the coding sequence ATGAAAATCCAATCCTTCCCTTCTATCTCTGATGCCAATGCTAAAATACTGATATTAGGCACCATGCCGGGAGCGCAGTCATTGACATTAAATGAATATTATGGCAATCGCCGGAATCATTTTTGGCAGTTGCTGTTTGCTATCTTTAACGAACCTTACACTACCGATTATCAGGAAAAGAAAAGCCTCTTACTCAAAAATCATATCGCCTTATGGGATGTGTTGCAGGATTGTGTTCGCGAAGGCAGTTTGGATAGTGCCATACTACAGGAAGTTCCCAATGACTTTACCAATTTTCTAAAAGCCCATCCGAATATTACTCATATCTTTTTTAATGGACAGCAGGCAGCCAAGTTTTTTAAAAAGTATGTTACTGTTGACAATAATTATACTTTGGTGACTTTACCTTCTACCAGCCCGGCTAATGCAGGGATTTCGTATGAAGGAAAATTGAAAGCTTGGAGACAAATCTTGAGATAA
- the tnpA gene encoding IS200/IS605 family transposase, translating into MANTYNQIHIQFVFAVKHRNGLIHTTFKEELYKYIAGIIKFHNHKLLAINGMPDHLHILIGMRPTQSISDLMQDIKGSSSKWINQKKFLKVKFEWQEGYGAFSYSKSQVNIVVDYIKNQEQHHANKTFQEEYLEFLKIFEVEYDARYIFKEPA; encoded by the coding sequence ATGGCCAACACCTACAACCAAATCCACATCCAATTCGTTTTTGCAGTAAAACACCGAAACGGATTAATCCATACCACCTTCAAAGAGGAACTGTATAAATATATCGCCGGAATAATAAAATTTCATAATCATAAATTATTAGCAATAAACGGAATGCCAGATCATTTACACATACTGATTGGAATGCGACCAACACAATCTATCTCCGACCTAATGCAGGATATAAAAGGAAGCTCCTCAAAATGGATAAATCAAAAGAAGTTTTTAAAAGTAAAATTTGAATGGCAGGAAGGATATGGTGCATTTTCTTATTCCAAATCTCAGGTTAATATAGTAGTAGATTATATCAAAAATCAGGAACAACATCATGCTAACAAAACATTTCAGGAAGAGTATTTAGAATTTTTAAAAATATTTGAGGTTGAATATGATGCAAGATATATTTTTAAAGAACCAGCATAA
- a CDS encoding DUF2075 domain-containing protein, translating into MNRAYYSSSVVDFLNENNDSIYGKISGNYDLNKLTIQQSNAWKKQIEILKQSLLFFNGRIYFEFTIPRMGKRVDNILIIDNCIFVLEFKIGSEVYDKYAKDQAFDYGLDLNNFHEGSHNQNIIPILIADRAPSHNTTFSKSINGLHETICVNSNNLKEVIENSLLHFKSYDMIDVKLWEESIYKPTPTIIEAATALYKKHNVLEISRSDSGAENLFVTSNCISDIIDFSKHNQKKSICFITGVPGAGKTLAGLNIANQRSNYEKEEHAVFLSGNGPLVDVLREALARDKVKTAKENDEALSKENAKSQVKSFIQNIHHFRDASLQDSKAPIEKVTIFDEAQRAWTKEQASSFMKRNKGNSDFNTSEPEFLIEVMDRHKDWCTIVCLIGGGQEINTGEAGLEEWIRPFENKFEDWDIYYSSKIIEDSNYIKDENAITILKNKRAEKKDELHLSVSLRSFRSSQLSNFIQEIINNDISKARKIYLEFIKKDYPIAITRNLDKAKKWLNKQARGTERTGIIASSGAIRLRPFGLNVKAKIDAPIWFLNEREDIRSSSFLEEVATEFDIQGLELDWTCVAWDGDLHHHNNQWNYKKFTGTTWKNNSHVDRVQYLINSYRVLLTRARQGMVIYIPNGNNEDLTRPAFMYDGTFDFFKSIGIEEI; encoded by the coding sequence ATGAATAGGGCATACTATTCAAGTTCAGTTGTTGATTTTCTTAATGAAAATAATGATTCAATTTATGGTAAGATTTCTGGAAATTATGATTTGAATAAACTAACCATTCAACAATCAAACGCTTGGAAAAAACAAATCGAAATTTTAAAACAAAGCTTATTGTTCTTTAACGGAAGAATTTATTTTGAATTCACTATTCCTAGAATGGGAAAAAGGGTTGACAATATCTTAATTATTGATAATTGTATTTTTGTTTTGGAATTCAAAATAGGTTCTGAAGTTTATGATAAATATGCCAAAGATCAAGCTTTTGATTATGGATTAGACTTAAACAATTTTCATGAAGGAAGTCACAATCAAAACATCATTCCAATATTAATAGCTGATAGAGCACCATCACATAATACTACTTTCTCTAAAAGTATAAATGGTTTGCATGAAACGATTTGTGTTAATTCAAATAATCTTAAAGAGGTAATTGAAAACTCATTACTACATTTCAAATCTTATGATATGATAGATGTAAAGTTATGGGAAGAATCAATATACAAGCCAACTCCAACAATTATTGAGGCTGCCACAGCCTTATATAAAAAGCACAATGTTTTAGAAATTTCAAGAAGTGATTCTGGAGCAGAAAACTTATTTGTTACTTCCAATTGCATTTCAGATATAATTGATTTTTCAAAACATAATCAAAAGAAATCAATTTGCTTTATAACAGGCGTTCCAGGTGCAGGTAAAACTTTGGCTGGTTTGAACATAGCTAATCAACGTTCCAATTATGAAAAAGAAGAACATGCTGTTTTTCTTTCAGGAAACGGACCATTGGTTGATGTATTAAGAGAAGCATTGGCAAGAGACAAAGTTAAGACTGCAAAAGAAAACGATGAAGCCCTTTCAAAAGAAAATGCAAAATCTCAAGTAAAATCATTTATTCAAAACATCCATCATTTTAGAGATGCTTCTTTGCAAGATAGCAAAGCACCAATTGAAAAAGTTACAATCTTTGACGAAGCTCAAAGAGCTTGGACTAAAGAGCAAGCCTCAAGTTTTATGAAGCGGAACAAAGGAAATTCTGATTTTAATACATCAGAGCCCGAGTTTCTTATCGAAGTAATGGATAGACATAAAGATTGGTGTACTATAGTTTGTCTAATTGGAGGTGGACAGGAGATAAATACAGGAGAAGCTGGATTAGAGGAGTGGATAAGACCATTTGAAAATAAGTTTGAAGATTGGGATATTTACTACTCATCAAAAATTATTGAAGATAGCAATTATATAAAGGATGAAAATGCCATAACCATACTAAAAAACAAAAGAGCTGAAAAGAAGGATGAATTGCATTTATCAGTTTCGCTAAGGTCTTTTAGAAGTTCTCAACTTTCTAATTTTATTCAAGAGATTATTAATAATGATATTTCCAAAGCTAGAAAAATATATCTAGAATTTATAAAGAAAGACTATCCTATTGCTATTACTCGCAACTTAGATAAGGCTAAAAAATGGTTAAATAAGCAAGCGAGAGGAACTGAAAGAACTGGTATTATAGCATCTTCAGGAGCGATAAGACTAAGACCATTTGGATTGAATGTAAAAGCTAAGATTGATGCACCAATTTGGTTTCTTAATGAGAGAGAAGATATTCGTTCGTCATCTTTTTTAGAAGAGGTTGCAACTGAATTTGATATTCAAGGATTAGAATTAGATTGGACTTGTGTTGCATGGGATGGAGATTTACATCATCATAATAATCAATGGAATTATAAAAAGTTTACAGGAACAACATGGAAAAATAATAGTCATGTTGACAGAGTTCAATACTTGATAAATTCTTATAGAGTTTTATTAACTCGTGCAAGGCAAGGAATGGTAATTTATATTCCAAATGGGAATAATGAAGATTTAACTAGACCAGCTTTTATGTATGATGGAACTTTTGATTTTTTTAAATCGATTGGAATAGAAGAAATATAA
- a CDS encoding helix-turn-helix domain-containing protein has protein sequence MDIKQRLGLKIKELRKQKGLSQERLANLAEIDRTYLPTIEKGERNVSIEVVEKLAKALDVKVKDLFDE, from the coding sequence ATGGATATCAAACAAAGATTAGGACTCAAAATAAAAGAGTTGCGAAAGCAAAAAGGTCTGTCGCAAGAAAGATTGGCCAATTTGGCAGAGATTGACAGAACCTATCTTCCTACAATAGAAAAAGGAGAGAGAAATGTTTCAATAGAAGTAGTTGAAAAACTAGCAAAAGCATTAGATGTTAAAGTAAAAGACTTGTTTGATGAATAG
- a CDS encoding 2OG-Fe(II) oxygenase: MAYLATTCQFRCGSMEADFEDLIAGFLDDGIGISEHFLSDGLCEHLASNLLLLHEDDELKPAGTGNDSLLKHSQLIRKDRIYWLDKEHNDPYENLFFEKMDAFVAYLNATCYANIQSYEFHYSLYEAGDFYVKHLDQFKDNASRQYSMISYLNPDWVGKDGGELLVYQTDANQMIAPTQGKTVFFKSSVLEHEVLVTNGRRMSIAGWLKK, translated from the coding sequence TTGGCCTACCTTGCCACAACTTGTCAATTCAGGTGTGGAAGTATGGAAGCGGATTTTGAAGACTTGATTGCAGGATTTTTGGATGATGGTATTGGTATCTCTGAACATTTTTTAAGTGATGGTTTGTGTGAACACCTGGCTTCTAATTTATTGTTGCTGCATGAGGATGATGAATTAAAACCTGCAGGTACTGGTAATGACAGTTTGTTAAAGCACAGTCAATTAATAAGGAAGGACAGGATTTATTGGTTGGATAAAGAGCACAATGACCCTTATGAAAACTTGTTCTTCGAAAAGATGGATGCTTTTGTAGCTTACTTAAACGCTACTTGTTATGCCAACATTCAGAGTTATGAATTTCATTATTCACTTTATGAAGCGGGCGATTTTTATGTAAAGCACCTCGATCAGTTTAAGGACAACGCCAGTCGGCAATACTCGATGATTTCTTATTTAAATCCGGATTGGGTTGGGAAGGATGGAGGAGAACTATTAGTCTATCAAACCGATGCCAACCAAATGATTGCACCTACTCAGGGCAAAACGGTTTTCTTTAAAAGCAGTGTGCTCGAACATGAAGTTCTGGTTACGAACGGGAGGAGAATGAGTATTGCGGGATGGTTGAAGAAGTAA
- a CDS encoding YXWGXW repeat-containing protein, whose amino-acid sequence MEKTIKLLLCMGFFLLLNSCAVGYVESEPTYVAVSRPPQPSATYVWIEGNWVWTNNNYVYRQGYWARPRPGRTYVSGYWRHEPRGYVWVKGRWN is encoded by the coding sequence ATGGAAAAGACAATAAAACTGTTGTTGTGCATGGGGTTCTTTTTACTATTGAATTCCTGTGCTGTCGGATATGTCGAGTCTGAACCAACTTATGTAGCCGTTTCCCGTCCACCCCAGCCTTCTGCGACCTATGTATGGATTGAAGGCAATTGGGTATGGACCAATAATAATTATGTTTACCGACAAGGATACTGGGCTAGACCAAGACCGGGAAGAACCTATGTTTCCGGATATTGGCGCCACGAACCCCGAGGCTATGTTTGGGTAAAAGGACGATGGAATTAA
- a CDS encoding T9SS type B sorting domain-containing protein, whose product MKRLFNIPVFFIQLLFPLIGFGFNLTVTPTHETCPGNASLHFTVTNTIPGSSIVYVVYKLPDLTTPYASGTDTTVNGLTVGNYRVIARETVGSTTTTQQQDVTITTSFVPLNYTVEALNQACSNTSNISVMVSAGTAATYAIISGPSTFPSQTSNTFSGLVAGVYRIRVTDNCGNSAVQAFTVTQNPTLLTVNNPSFTDTTPASCNQVVANNTIVPAAGTVIGYPLHIDYVLHLPTGITHILVVLNSGDPTSQDISQILPYPNSQDYLYDVVITDACGTTYPGSSFFVNRSISLSSAITTLPCNQYYFTLNVDNFIGPYTLNFNSVPAGFNPAAFNSTYPGPYTQTSVVFGSDSQPVPIGDYTVTITDSCGKTQTEIVEIKDKPPVPNILGLSNGCLANNGRIVLSLADYDIVTAIVTSAPADYPFPLPHDVSALISSDGSILTLDPVPLGDYTIQITDDCGDIISPLEVNVPPFDPPGITIDVLQGCDIGTASVKINSSEPVSVKITVAPATYPFSLPHDVSNNIISSGEIYLTGLTSGNYTFSILNACGTTTAASVTIDGYTITNSTFSLVPDCGAFNIPLDFVDNVTGDETFWLQKLLDATTNTWGNPVTDAFYTEGTVPDDTNSLALENNATTYNLTINGVFRIVHHFTSFNNGSDINNNLVLSPTKDCIEILSPTLSFTNALAINDVYRIPCSTSGNFDVFLSATGIPPLKYRIIEKDGSPFLVDNGTSDVFLNLSPGIYKFEVEDSCGNSINRIFDASDLTSLVTIYPTCPLFSCTSIITGNETFDLSAQSSVILGIQSASQYTLSYHTSQSDADANTNPITSLTNFNPATNPQTIYIRLIFNLFPNCYQTASFDLITGQIPRINLAPEYVDCDGQPVVLDASAGNLPTTGYSWSNGLTTPAITISDIGTTTLNVTTTNSYGTCNALPLSCTVSKDIVVNIADIPEIDHIETHDWTDNENSITVVTTHDGAFEYSIDGINFQESPVFSNLRPGLYTVYVRDAGGCRTLTEVVWLLNYPKFFTPNGDGYNETWYILNSNNEPDFKVFIYDRYGKLITNIISNGPGWDGKLNGKVLFADDYWFVAYRQDGRIHRGHFTLKR is encoded by the coding sequence ATGAAAAGATTGTTTAACATTCCGGTTTTTTTTATCCAATTGCTATTTCCCCTAATTGGATTTGGGTTCAACTTAACGGTTACTCCTACCCATGAAACCTGTCCCGGAAATGCCTCTTTACATTTTACAGTTACGAATACAATACCGGGAAGCTCAATTGTTTATGTGGTTTATAAACTTCCCGATCTAACAACACCTTACGCCTCAGGAACCGATACCACTGTCAACGGACTTACTGTTGGAAATTATAGGGTTATTGCAAGAGAGACTGTCGGTAGTACTACCACAACACAACAACAGGATGTTACGATAACAACTTCGTTTGTACCGCTGAACTATACGGTTGAGGCACTCAATCAGGCGTGTTCAAACACTAGTAACATTTCGGTTATGGTCAGTGCAGGAACCGCCGCTACTTATGCCATAATTTCGGGACCGTCCACCTTTCCATCGCAAACATCCAATACCTTTTCGGGTTTAGTAGCTGGTGTTTACAGAATAAGAGTAACAGACAACTGCGGAAACTCTGCAGTACAGGCATTTACCGTAACGCAAAACCCAACGCTTCTCACTGTAAATAATCCCAGTTTCACCGATACCACTCCTGCATCATGCAATCAGGTTGTGGCTAATAATACAATAGTACCGGCAGCCGGAACGGTAATAGGCTATCCGTTACACATTGATTATGTTTTGCATTTGCCAACAGGAATTACCCATATACTGGTAGTTTTAAATTCGGGTGACCCAACATCTCAGGACATCTCACAAATCCTTCCTTATCCAAACAGTCAGGACTATCTTTATGATGTCGTGATAACCGATGCCTGTGGCACAACCTATCCGGGCAGTAGTTTCTTTGTGAATAGGTCTATTTCATTAAGCTCGGCCATTACTACCCTTCCCTGCAACCAATATTATTTTACCCTGAACGTAGACAATTTTATCGGTCCTTATACACTAAATTTTAATAGCGTTCCGGCGGGTTTCAATCCTGCTGCCTTTAACAGTACTTATCCCGGGCCTTACACTCAGACATCCGTCGTTTTTGGCAGTGACTCTCAACCGGTTCCTATTGGAGATTATACAGTCACCATCACCGATAGCTGTGGCAAGACCCAAACCGAGATTGTTGAAATCAAAGACAAACCACCTGTACCTAACATTTTAGGACTTAGTAACGGTTGCTTAGCCAATAACGGAAGAATAGTACTAAGCCTTGCCGACTATGATATTGTTACAGCAATAGTAACCTCCGCGCCTGCCGACTATCCTTTTCCATTGCCACATGATGTATCGGCTTTGATAAGCAGTGATGGCAGTATTTTGACTTTAGATCCTGTTCCATTAGGTGATTATACCATTCAAATTACAGATGACTGTGGTGATATTATCAGTCCTTTAGAGGTGAACGTACCTCCATTTGATCCTCCCGGAATCACCATTGATGTATTGCAGGGATGTGATATTGGTACGGCTTCGGTAAAAATAAACAGCAGTGAACCAGTTTCCGTAAAAATCACAGTGGCTCCAGCAACGTATCCCTTTTCGCTTCCTCATGATGTTTCCAATAATATTATCAGTAGTGGCGAAATATATCTGACAGGCTTAACCTCTGGAAATTACACTTTCAGCATTCTTAATGCTTGCGGAACTACTACAGCTGCATCGGTAACTATTGATGGTTATACTATAACAAATAGCACATTTTCGCTGGTCCCCGATTGTGGCGCGTTCAATATTCCACTTGATTTTGTAGACAATGTGACCGGAGATGAAACATTTTGGCTCCAAAAACTATTAGACGCAACAACCAACACTTGGGGAAATCCTGTTACTGATGCTTTTTACACTGAGGGAACAGTACCGGATGATACCAATTCTCTTGCGCTGGAAAATAATGCTACCACATATAATCTTACCATCAACGGAGTCTTCCGAATTGTACATCATTTCACTTCCTTTAACAATGGCAGCGACATCAATAACAATTTGGTTCTTTCTCCAACCAAAGACTGTATCGAAATTTTATCACCTACACTGAGCTTTACCAATGCTTTAGCCATTAATGATGTCTATCGTATTCCCTGTTCGACAAGCGGTAATTTTGATGTTTTTTTGTCTGCAACCGGTATTCCACCGCTAAAGTATCGCATTATTGAAAAAGATGGAAGTCCATTTCTTGTAGATAATGGCACTTCAGATGTATTCTTAAATCTTAGTCCGGGCATCTATAAATTTGAGGTAGAAGACAGTTGTGGCAACAGTATTAACCGAATTTTTGATGCTTCCGATTTGACTTCATTGGTTACCATCTATCCAACTTGTCCTTTGTTTAGTTGCACCAGTATCATAACCGGCAATGAAACTTTTGATTTATCAGCACAAAGCAGTGTTATACTTGGTATTCAATCAGCAAGTCAGTATACCTTATCCTATCATACTTCGCAGTCAGATGCAGATGCCAATACCAATCCGATAACCAGTCTAACCAATTTCAATCCAGCTACGAATCCACAAACGATTTACATCAGGCTTATTTTTAATCTGTTTCCAAATTGTTATCAAACGGCAAGTTTTGATTTAATTACGGGACAAATACCAAGAATTAATCTCGCACCGGAATACGTCGATTGTGACGGTCAGCCTGTAGTACTGGATGCTTCTGCAGGTAATTTACCAACAACCGGCTATTCGTGGTCAAACGGATTAACTACACCGGCAATTACCATTAGTGATATTGGCACCACTACACTAAACGTGACGACTACCAACAGTTATGGTACATGTAATGCTTTACCTCTTAGTTGCACCGTTTCAAAAGACATTGTTGTAAACATTGCAGATATACCGGAAATAGATCATATAGAAACTCATGACTGGACCGATAATGAAAACAGCATTACTGTTGTCACCACGCACGATGGTGCTTTTGAATATTCCATTGATGGAATAAACTTTCAGGAAAGTCCCGTTTTCTCAAATTTAAGACCAGGGCTTTATACGGTTTATGTTCGCGATGCAGGCGGATGCAGAACACTGACAGAAGTTGTATGGCTACTGAATTATCCCAAATTCTTCACACCAAACGGAGATGGTTACAATGAAACCTGGTATATATTAAACTCCAATAATGAGCCCGACTTTAAAGTGTTCATTTACGACCGTTATGGCAAACTGATTACCAATATAATTTCTAATGGTCCGGGTTGGGATGGCAAGCTAAACGGAAAGGTATTGTTTGCTGATGATTATTGGTTTGTAGCTTACCGACAGGATGGAAGAATCCACAGAGGGCATTTTACTTTGAAACGATAA
- a CDS encoding LemA family protein, producing the protein MIFLILILIIGGFIIFVSYNNIVIKRNAVEKAYSTLDAILKKRFDILPNIVASVQQSMTFEGDTLAKIVSLRNATSNTDLQSEERIQKENELSSLMSKVLVTVENYPELQSNGNIMHLQHTIIDLEEDIAAARNSYNSCVLAYNNQIETMPSNWVAKEMGATRKNYFEAVTSEKENVSVKDLFKK; encoded by the coding sequence ATGATTTTCCTTATCCTTATTCTGATAATTGGTGGTTTCATCATATTTGTGTCTTACAACAATATTGTCATCAAAAGAAATGCTGTTGAGAAGGCGTATTCTACTCTAGATGCTATTTTGAAAAAGCGTTTTGATATTTTGCCTAACATTGTTGCTTCGGTGCAACAGTCGATGACTTTTGAAGGTGATACGTTGGCAAAAATTGTCAGTTTGCGAAATGCTACAAGTAACACCGATTTGCAATCGGAAGAACGAATTCAGAAAGAGAATGAATTAAGTTCGCTGATGTCCAAAGTCTTGGTAACGGTGGAAAACTATCCTGAGTTGCAGTCCAATGGAAATATTATGCATTTGCAACACACTATTATTGATTTGGAAGAAGATATAGCCGCAGCAAGAAATAGCTATAATTCCTGTGTTTTAGCCTATAACAATCAAATAGAAACGATGCCGTCAAACTGGGTAGCTAAAGAAATGGGTGCTACGCGTAAAAACTATTTTGAAGCGGTTACTTCTGAAAAAGAGAATGTTTCGGTAAAGGATTTGTTTAAGAAGTAA
- a CDS encoding MORN repeat-containing protein, protein MKRLICFTVFLFICNAYCQPGLGFSYTHREVDEYEGDYRNEYFVQYVFKKSPAEKAGLKAGDQIIKFHDAIVQFNNTLAFSNNLKDSPATVTMIISRNGVKHTFTITKADRSTYLNICLEGNCTNGTGTFVDTNGTTYKGQFKNKKKEGKGESVGANGDSYIGDWKDDKREGKGIYISKLDPNHIVSTGWSYTGDWKEDAMTGKGKMTYNGGFYEGDMLNNLKSGQGKLVTADKTVYEGSWNNDKLNGKGTMTQPNGDKLTGNFLSGKLEGEVTVYTKATNSTTTATYRYGIKI, encoded by the coding sequence ATGAAACGTCTTATTTGCTTTACCGTATTCTTATTTATCTGCAATGCTTATTGCCAACCCGGACTCGGATTTTCCTATACCCATCGGGAAGTTGATGAATACGAAGGTGATTACAGAAATGAGTACTTTGTACAATATGTGTTTAAAAAGAGTCCGGCCGAAAAGGCAGGCTTAAAAGCTGGTGACCAAATCATTAAGTTTCATGATGCCATCGTACAGTTTAACAATACTCTTGCATTTAGTAATAATCTAAAAGATTCGCCAGCTACGGTTACCATGATAATTTCTAGAAATGGTGTAAAACATACCTTTACCATCACCAAAGCAGACAGATCAACCTATTTAAACATCTGCCTCGAAGGCAATTGCACCAATGGAACTGGTACTTTCGTCGATACCAATGGAACAACCTATAAAGGACAATTTAAAAATAAGAAAAAAGAAGGCAAAGGAGAATCAGTTGGAGCTAATGGTGATAGTTATATTGGTGACTGGAAAGATGATAAACGCGAAGGCAAAGGCATATACATTTCAAAACTAGACCCAAATCATATTGTAAGCACCGGCTGGAGTTATACAGGTGATTGGAAAGAGGACGCCATGACGGGCAAAGGAAAAATGACTTATAACGGAGGATTTTATGAGGGCGATATGCTCAATAACCTAAAAAGTGGACAGGGAAAATTAGTAACCGCCGATAAAACGGTTTATGAAGGTAGCTGGAATAACGACAAGCTTAACGGTAAAGGGACAATGACACAACCTAATGGCGATAAATTAACCGGTAACTTTCTCAGTGGCAAGCTTGAAGGAGAAGTTACTGTATACACCAAGGCAACGAACTCGACGACAACTGCTACTTATAGATATGGAATAAAAATATAA